The following proteins are co-located in the Bacteroidota bacterium genome:
- a CDS encoding glycosyltransferase family 2 protein, with protein sequence MKISVVIPNFNGSMLLKENLPHLYNALKISNLPFEIIIADDKSTDDSIAFIKQNYNDIILIENTSTLGFSANCNTGFNIAKHDWILAMNTDVKLDENYFEPFVKYLNNNNLFSVGGAIYGYDNQLQDAGKFPAWGLQGLKTTVDFEQKDYITSVSTLFNSGACVLYNRKKLMLLKGYDELFTPFYYEDAEICLRALRMGWECLYIPGAVCYHPNSATIQKHHPEEYVKVIANRNKLILGYLHYDGMHRNTFYIMIYLKLLVCWAGKIWFYKSFAGFNNMTTQLRKRKQENKYPITLSVVCTKLKADLKGKVQRLF encoded by the coding sequence TAAGGAGAATCTCCCGCATTTATATAACGCTCTCAAAATTTCAAACCTTCCTTTTGAAATCATCATAGCCGACGACAAATCAACTGATGATTCAATTGCTTTTATCAAACAAAACTATAATGATATTATTTTAATTGAGAACACTTCAACCTTAGGTTTCTCGGCTAATTGTAATACAGGTTTTAATATAGCTAAACACGATTGGATATTGGCCATGAACACCGATGTGAAACTGGATGAAAACTATTTTGAACCCTTTGTAAAATACCTCAACAATAACAATTTATTTTCGGTAGGCGGTGCAATTTATGGTTATGATAACCAATTGCAAGATGCTGGAAAATTCCCTGCTTGGGGTTTGCAAGGTTTAAAAACAACTGTCGATTTTGAACAAAAAGATTATATAACAAGTGTATCTACTTTATTCAACTCAGGAGCATGTGTATTATATAACCGCAAAAAATTAATGCTGTTAAAAGGCTACGACGAACTGTTCACTCCTTTCTATTATGAGGATGCTGAAATATGTTTACGGGCTTTGCGCATGGGCTGGGAATGTTTATATATACCAGGTGCTGTATGTTACCATCCTAATTCTGCTACCATACAAAAACACCATCCCGAAGAGTATGTAAAAGTTATAGCCAACCGTAACAAACTTATTTTGGGTTACCTACATTACGATGGAATGCACCGCAATACATTTTATATAATGATATATTTAAAATTGCTCGTTTGCTGGGCAGGAAAAATTTGGTTTTATAAATCGTTTGCAGGGTTTAATAATATGACAACACAGTTAAGGAAACGCAAACAGGAAAACAAATATCCAATTACACTTTCTGTAGTTTGCACAAAACTAAAAGCCGATTTAAAAGGAAAAGTGCAACGGTTGTTTTAA